Genomic DNA from Sphingobium sp. V4:
ACCTTCGAGGCGGCGGTGCTCGATGTGCTGGCGCCGCTCGAGCTTGTCGATCTGCGCGTCGCCGTTCTTCTCAGCGAGGAAGACGGACCTCCGGCGATTGCCATCGTCTGCGAAAGCATGGGCCAGCTCGATCTTGGCTGGATCGAGACCAGCGATGCCCCCATCGCCTGGCGTGCCGCAGCCTACCATGCGCTCGAACATACCCTCGGCCGAGCACTTCCCGTCTTCGGCTACCAGGATCTCTTCGATGAAATCTCGATGTATTATTGGGAAGGCGCCACCGACGATGAAGCCGCCCGGGAGTGCCTGATCGCGTATCATGGGGTGGACGAAGAGACTCTCGACGGGATGACGTTGCCTTCCGAGATGAATGAGCGTCGGCCGGAATGGATGATCGCGGCAAATGCGGCGCCATCAGCACGGCTGCCCAAGCGGCTCCGCAGAAAGCTTGCCGATCTTCGAAAGGCGTACAAGGCCCTCGGATCCCTGACGCCGGAGCGCAATGCGTGGCACTTGGACTTCCAGGTTGCCTACGAATATCTCCCCGGCATCGAGGAATGCGCCTCACTGCCGCCGTTGACGCTCGTGCCCTTTGAGCAATTCACGCGCGAACTAGATACCGCCGCACAATCCGGCATGGAAATGGGCTTCATGGACATCGCCGGCATCTGCCCTCTGCCGGAAGCAAATCGCATCGACGAGTGGTTCGCTTCGCTGCGCTGTGGCGCCGCCTTCCTGAAAGCCGCTCAGGACATTGTCCAGTTCGTCCCACCAAAACCCCGAGGCTCACATGACTGACCATAGCGTTCAATTCGAAGCCAGCGGCGGCGGTCTTATACTGAGCAACGCCATCCTGCTCTACAGGAGCCAGGCGCCCCGCAATCTCAAGCCTTATGGTTCCTCGTGCAGAGAGGGGCCGGCATTTGCCAGCATGCACGCAGTCGAACTCGATGACGAGGGCCAGCCGACGATCGCTGCGGGCGCGCCGCTGTCTCGCGCGCACCTGCGTCAATGGACCGAGAGGCTTGGCCGCACCGTCGCCCCGGAGATCCTTCCCGATAACATTCTGGTCGCCCATCCTGACATGCTGGCCTGGTGGGTTCCGGCACAAGTGCGCCCAGCCTATTTCGCTCTGTCTGCTCCTCCTGCCAATCTCCGGGCGCTTTCCGAACGAACGACGGTGCCGGTGCCTTATCCCGCGCATCTGTTCATCGCTACCAGGTCAGGTCTCGGGGTCTATGCGCTGCCGGCAAGCGAGCGTCCCACCGTCGCAACCGAAGTCCTGTACTCGCCGGTCCTCAACGTCTTCGTCAACGGGCGACTTTGCTGGGGCAACATCCCGAAGCCGAAAACGCTCAGCGTTGCTTCCATCCCGGCCTTTGAGAGCGCCGTGTTCGACTCCTGGTCGACCCACCCCAATCCGGGACAGGAGCTGACGGTCGACGGGAAGGGCGGCCTCGTCCGTCTATGGGACGATCTTGCGGCGCGCCGGGCGACCCAATTCCCGGTCAGCCGTCTCAAGCCCTTCGGTTCGCGCGGTGGACGGCAGAAGCGGCAAGGAGCGGGAGTGACGGCCTCCGACAACGTCACGGTGGGTAGCCTCATCTCTATGAGCGCAGGCGCATGACGACGCTCGCCCAAGACCCGACCGCGGCTGCCGTGCTTGCCGCCGTGCCCTGCTATCCGGTCCCGCCGAACGGCCGATCACCCGTCCTCGACGCCCTTCGTGAAGCGCGCTCGGGGCACGGACTGGCGGTGGGCGCCGACGGGGTAATGCTTATCCTGCGTCGACCGTGGCTTGCTCTCGATGTGCCCATCACGTCGCCGATGGAAGCTTATATTCCTTATGGTAATGCCGGCTCGCGAAGCGCTGAGCTTCGGTGTGGCCTAATACCCAGGGTTCACATCGAGGAGATACTGGCCTCGTTTCGCGCCGCGCTTCCGAACGAGGCAGCCGCGTTCATTCTATGGAACGAGGCCACCGGGCAATTCTCGGTGGACTTCCCCGTCATCGACGAGGCCACGCCCTCGCGCCTCGTCTACCGGCCGCCGGCCCTGCCGCCCGAATGGCACATGATCTGTGACATTCACAGCCATGGACGCGGGACGGCCTTTTTCAGCGCCACCGACGATGCCGACGATGCCCATTCGACCAAGATATCGATCGTTTTCGGCCGTTTGGATCAGCCGGATGGTCCCGCGATAGCTTCACGCCTGTGCGCCGGTGGCATGTTTCTGCCCCTGCCGCGCCTTCCCTTCGCAGGAGGTATCGATGCAGACTGACACCCGAGAGCGCCACTATCTTCCCGCTGATTTCGACAACCGCCCGATTACCATCATGCTTGTCGGATGTGGAGGAAATGGCGCGCAGATGCTGATGGGCCTTGCCTCGCTCGACACGGCGCTCCGCGCGATATCCTCCCGCTCACTCGACGTAACCGTCGTCGACGACGATATCGTCACCGAGGCGAATCTCGGTCGCCAGCCATTCTATCGGTGCGACATCGGCCATTCGAAAGCCCGCACGCTGACGGAACGGATCAATCTCGCGCACGGCCTGTCCTGGACGGCAGTCCACGGCCGCGCGCCCGGCGCGATCGGGCTCAAAGGCGCAGATATCCTCATCAGCTGCGTCGACACGGCCTCGGCCCGCCGAGCGCTAGGCATAGAGCTGGCCAACGCAAATGCCCCGGCCGCATACTGGATGGACCTGGGCAATCGCGCCACCGACGGACAATATCTGATCGGCTGTCCGGCGCGTGCCGGAGATGAGCGTCAGGGACGCCTTCCAACCGTCCTCGA
This window encodes:
- a CDS encoding PRTRC system protein B — its product is MTDHSVQFEASGGGLILSNAILLYRSQAPRNLKPYGSSCREGPAFASMHAVELDDEGQPTIAAGAPLSRAHLRQWTERLGRTVAPEILPDNILVAHPDMLAWWVPAQVRPAYFALSAPPANLRALSERTTVPVPYPAHLFIATRSGLGVYALPASERPTVATEVLYSPVLNVFVNGRLCWGNIPKPKTLSVASIPAFESAVFDSWSTHPNPGQELTVDGKGGLVRLWDDLAARRATQFPVSRLKPFGSRGGRQKRQGAGVTASDNVTVGSLISMSAGA
- a CDS encoding PRTRC system protein A, which produces MTTLAQDPTAAAVLAAVPCYPVPPNGRSPVLDALREARSGHGLAVGADGVMLILRRPWLALDVPITSPMEAYIPYGNAGSRSAELRCGLIPRVHIEEILASFRAALPNEAAAFILWNEATGQFSVDFPVIDEATPSRLVYRPPALPPEWHMICDIHSHGRGTAFFSATDDADDAHSTKISIVFGRLDQPDGPAIASRLCAGGMFLPLPRLPFAGGIDAD
- a CDS encoding PRTRC system ThiF family protein — encoded protein: MQTDTRERHYLPADFDNRPITIMLVGCGGNGAQMLMGLASLDTALRAISSRSLDVTVVDDDIVTEANLGRQPFYRCDIGHSKARTLTERINLAHGLSWTAVHGRAPGAIGLKGADILISCVDTASARRALGIELANANAPAAYWMDLGNRATDGQYLIGCPARAGDERQGRLPTVLEAFPELADESLADNDAPSCSVAEALERQSLFVNRVMASHALALLFDLLGRGSIGYAGAFINLFNGQAVPIPLPRNPGIPH